The DNA window TTACCGGAAAAGCGGATCTGGCGTACCGAGTAGCGGCGACCCGCGTCGACCTGAATATGCAGCGTCATACGGTGATGCGCATCATCGATTTCCGGCGTGGTCGTCACTTGCGGCCAGGCATAACCATACTTGCCGAAACGCTTTTTGATCTCATTTTCAATCGTGGTGACTTGCGCCCCGCTATACCATGCCCCCGCCAGCGGCTGGGCAAGGGCCTCGATCTCCGGTCCATGCTGCGCCAGGTCGCCTGTCACCTGAGTTCGGTCGACCCGATAACGTTCGCCTTCATTGAGGGTGATGGTGATATACAAGGATTTTTTATCTGGCGTCATACTGACCTGCGTGGACTGGATAGCAAAGCGCGCATAGCCGCGATCGAGATAAAAACTGCGCAGCGTTTCCAGATCGGCTTCCAGCTTCTGTTTCTGGTATTTTTTATCCGCTACCACGTTCCACCACGGCACATTATCGCGTAGCTGAAGCTGGTCCAGGAGCGTCTCTTCTCGAAACGCCTGATTACCGATAATGTTTATTTGTGCGATTTTCGCCGATACGCCTTCCTGAAAGACGAACGTTAAGTCAACGCGATTACGCGGTAACGGGGTCACCACAGCGTGAACCTGCGCACTGTATTTCCCCGCGCTGTAATAGAAATCCTGCAACCCCTTTTCTATTTCGCTGAGCGAATTTCTATCCAGTGCGCTACCTGCAAAAATACCTGTCGCGGTGAGATTCTCCGTTAACGCATCATCCTTCACCGACTTATTCCCGGAAAAACTGATGCTGGCAATAGTGGGCCTCTCCTTAACCTGCACCACCAGCGTTTTCCCATCGCGCAGGATCTGCACATTCTCGAAATTGCCGCTCGCATACAGCGCGCGCACCGCCTCGCTGACTTCCTCTGGCGTCACCGTTTCTCCCGCGTGCAACGGCATACTTAATAGCGCCGCCCCGACGGTCACGCGCTGCAGCCCTTCAAAACGAATATCATCAACTTGATATGATGTTGCGGCGTACAACGTTAAAGGGGTAATCAATAATCCGCTGATGATATGAGTCTTTTTTAACATGAATGTGTCGTCTACGAGATAATGAGCAATAGCAGTTATCTGCTGGCGTTGAGCTTATTTGTTCAGGTTGCGTATCTAAGATATGCGACAGAATTAACCTGAGCGAGGCGCAGAATTACATGCAATTATGGCGACAAAATGGAGAAAAAAAGGATGTTAAATCATCTTTAAAAATATATTTAATGATGGAACTTTCCCTGAACTCCGTGGTTCTAATGGCCAACACCAGAGCTATATTTAGATTTGCCTGAACGGTTTTTATTGAAAAAGCCCCCTTTCTTGCTAATGGAAAGGGGGAAGGATCTCGTTAGGAATGTTGTTCTCTGGAATCACCAGGAACAGGCACAATCATATTCTTAAAGCCAGCAGATATAATGAAGAGAAATTGAATAAATTATGCAATCGACATCACAACATTCTTTCATGTATTTACCGCCAGATGACAATGGCGAAAATCTCCATATTTTCCTCAAAATAGCAGAATACAGTAGGGACGCCTTATCAAGGCATCAAGGAAAGTCTATCGTTATCTACAATAGCCAAGCAGTGGCGCCTCGCCAGGGAAGGTGAGGAATAGGCTTCACCATCCTGCCGCCTCCCATCATCAATTACAGGGAATTGCGTATGTCACGCTTACTTAAAACGATCTTACCCATCATTATCTGCACCCTCTTTGGGTTATCGTTCGCTTCGCCAGCGCAGGCTGCCTCCAGTCTGCCGATTGTTCTCCCCGCGCTGACATGCGATGCGCTGAGCGCTACCGACTTCAGCGCCGCCGTTGGCGCAAAGGTCACTATCAACCACACTGAAATGCAAACCTCCGCGCAGGGAAGCTGGTGCAAGGTGAGCGCCACTATCGCCCCCCAGATTGGCGTGCAGATTGCCCTGCCGACCCAGCGCTGGAGTCAACGTTTCTTGCAGGTCGGCTGCGGCGGACTGTGCGGGAGCATTAACCTGAGTCTGTCGAATGCCAGCGGCTGCCTGCCGGCAATGAACGGCGAGTTCGTGGTGGCAGCAACCGATATGGGGCACCATGGCAGTATGATGGATGCTTCATGGGCCGAGGATCCGCAAAAGCGCATCGATTTTGCCTGGCGCGCCAACCACCTGACCGCAGTGCTGAGCAAAGCAGTGATTCAGATGCTTTACCGCCAGCCGCCAAAATACGCGTACTTTATGGGCTGCTCAGACGGCGGTCGCGAAGCATTGATGGAAGCACAGCGCTTTCCGCAGGATTTTGACGGTATCAGCGCTGGCGCGCCTGCGGCCTTTTTCCAGTTTCAGAATTCCTTCTTCCACGGCTGGAATGTGGCCGCCAATCAGCGTCCCGACGGTACCGCTGTCTTGTTGAAAGATCGCTTACCTTTGATTCACCAGGCCATACTGTCTCACTGCCCGACGCTTTCCGGCGTGCAGGACGGCATCCTGCAAAACCCGTATGCCTGTCAGTTCTCTGAGACTTGGCTCCCCCGCTGTCCTGCCAACGCTCAGGACCGTTCCGCCTGCCTGACACAGGAAGAGATTGAGGTAGTGAAAAAGCTCTACCGCGGCGCTTACGACAGCCACAGCGCCCAGTTCGTCGCTGGCGGTCTTCCGCTGGGCTCCGAGCTACGCTGGCCGGTGCCGGAGATGCCGACCGGCCACTCAATGTCGGAAATGATGGTACTACCGGCTCTGCAATCCGTGCTCCTGCCGGGAGGAAAACAGAAGATCCATTCGATGCGGGATTTCCCACTTAATCAGCAGAATTTTGACGCCGTCGCTCAACTGGCACCGCTCTATAACGCGGCAAATACCAATCTTCATGCCTATCAACAGCGCGGCGGCAAGCTTATCCTGTGGCACGGTCTGGCCGATGACTCCGTCAGCCCAGCCTTTTCTATCGCCTATTACCGCGGCGTAGAAGCAGAGATGGGCCATGCCGCAACGGATACCTTCCTGCGGTTATTCCTGCTGCCTGGGGTAGCACATTGCGGTAATGGCGAAGGTTACGATCAAATTGATCTCCTTACCCCGCTGATGCGCTGGACCGAGGAAGGCATCGCGCCGCAAGAGCTTATGGCCGGAAAACGGGCGTCAGCCGCCGCCAGGCTGC is part of the Klebsiella quasipneumoniae subsp. quasipneumoniae genome and encodes:
- a CDS encoding tannase/feruloyl esterase family alpha/beta hydrolase; the encoded protein is MSRLLKTILPIIICTLFGLSFASPAQAASSLPIVLPALTCDALSATDFSAAVGAKVTINHTEMQTSAQGSWCKVSATIAPQIGVQIALPTQRWSQRFLQVGCGGLCGSINLSLSNASGCLPAMNGEFVVAATDMGHHGSMMDASWAEDPQKRIDFAWRANHLTAVLSKAVIQMLYRQPPKYAYFMGCSDGGREALMEAQRFPQDFDGISAGAPAAFFQFQNSFFHGWNVAANQRPDGTAVLLKDRLPLIHQAILSHCPTLSGVQDGILQNPYACQFSETWLPRCPANAQDRSACLTQEEIEVVKKLYRGAYDSHSAQFVAGGLPLGSELRWPVPEMPTGHSMSEMMVLPALQSVLLPGGKQKIHSMRDFPLNQQNFDAVAQLAPLYNAANTNLHAYQQRGGKLILWHGLADDSVSPAFSIAYYRGVEAEMGHAATDTFLRLFLLPGVAHCGNGEGYDQIDLLTPLMRWTEEGIAPQELMAGKRASAAARLPPMTEKPDAQTQFHGVQKISQPYADATPAVIATRPVYPFPAIARYNGRGDVNDGENYHAEQSTAFGYLQVAKPASDYIGPDNQKNYQVRRGELTVQ